The sequence GACCTGCTCGGCGGAGCGCTCGCCGTCCACGCCGACGGCTCGTACGAGGGCCGCATCGGAGGCCGTACGGAACTGGACCGTGCGGCGGCGGCCCACGCCCGCGCCCTGCTGGACACCGGGCGCACCGGGACGGCCGAGATCTCCGAGGACGGCTCGCACTGCCCCGGCGGCCTCACTCTCTTCGTCGAGGCGGGCGTGCCCCCGCCCCGGATGATCGTCTTCGGCGCCGTGGACTTCGCCACCGCGCTCGTCCGCGCCGGGGCCTTTCTCGGCTACCACGTCACCGTGTGCGACGCCCGGCCCGTCTTCACCACCCCGGAGCGCTTCCCGGACGCCGACGACGTGGTGGTCGACTGGCCGCACCGCTATCTGCGGCGCACCACGACCGACGAACGCACCGTGCTGTGCGTGCTCACCCACGACACCAAGTTCGACGTGCCCCTGCTGGAGACGGCCCTGCGGATGCCGGTCGCGTACATCGGCGCGATGGGCTCCCGCCGCACCCACGAGGAACGCGACCGCCGACTGCGCGAGGCCGGGGTGACCGAGGACGAGCTGGCCCGGCTGCACTCCCCGATCGGCCTCGACCTCGGCGCCCGTACCCCCGAGGAGACCGCCCTGTCCAT is a genomic window of Streptomyces sp. NBC_00708 containing:
- a CDS encoding XdhC family protein, producing MLEIADRLRSWLEDGRDFAVATVVAVDGSAPRGPGAALAVDRDGAVVGSVSGGCVEAEVYELCAQALLDGRTVRRRFGYSDEDAFAAGLTCGGVLDILIAPVRPAAPALRAALAAAARREPVALARVVRGPEDLLGGALAVHADGSYEGRIGGRTELDRAAAAHARALLDTGRTGTAEISEDGSHCPGGLTLFVEAGVPPPRMIVFGAVDFATALVRAGAFLGYHVTVCDARPVFTTPERFPDADDVVVDWPHRYLRRTTTDERTVLCVLTHDTKFDVPLLETALRMPVAYIGAMGSRRTHEERDRRLREAGVTEDELARLHSPIGLDLGARTPEETALSIAAEIVAVRRGGTGAPLTGSRTPIHHDTSPGNH